A window of the Caretta caretta isolate rCarCar2 chromosome 21, rCarCar1.hap1, whole genome shotgun sequence genome harbors these coding sequences:
- the MLN gene encoding promotilin isoform X1 translates to MVSRKVVASLLVVYVVAMLAEQTEGYLAFFTRSDIERMQLQEKERNKAQKKSLMLQKRSEGREVTELSDVEGVDEGEIIKLTAPGEIGMRLNARQLEKYQHVLEELLTEMLLDAQNVN, encoded by the exons ATGGTTTCCAGGAAGGTGGTGGCTTCTCTGCTGGTGGTGTACGTGGTGGCCATGCTGGCTGAACAGACTGAAGGCTACCTAGCCTTCTTCACTCGCAGCGACATCGAGAGGATGCAG CTGCAGGAGAAAGAGAGGAACAAAGCGCAAAAGAAATCCCTGATGTTGCAGAAGCGATCGGAAGGCAGAGAAGTCACCGAGCTCTCTGACGTGGAGGGTGTGGACGAGGGCGAGATCATCAAG CTGACTGCTCCTGGAGAAATTGGAATGCGGCTCAACGCTAGGCAGCTGGAAAAATACCAGCACGTCCTGGAGGAACTGCTAACTGAGATGCTACTGGACGCTCAAAATG TTAACTGA
- the MLN gene encoding promotilin isoform X2: MVSRKVVASLLVVYVVAMLAEQTEGYLAFFTRSDIERMQEKERNKAQKKSLMLQKRSEGREVTELSDVEGVDEGEIIKLTAPGEIGMRLNARQLEKYQHVLEELLTEMLLDAQNVN, from the exons ATGGTTTCCAGGAAGGTGGTGGCTTCTCTGCTGGTGGTGTACGTGGTGGCCATGCTGGCTGAACAGACTGAAGGCTACCTAGCCTTCTTCACTCGCAGCGACATCGAGAGGATGCAG GAGAAAGAGAGGAACAAAGCGCAAAAGAAATCCCTGATGTTGCAGAAGCGATCGGAAGGCAGAGAAGTCACCGAGCTCTCTGACGTGGAGGGTGTGGACGAGGGCGAGATCATCAAG CTGACTGCTCCTGGAGAAATTGGAATGCGGCTCAACGCTAGGCAGCTGGAAAAATACCAGCACGTCCTGGAGGAACTGCTAACTGAGATGCTACTGGACGCTCAAAATG TTAACTGA